A stretch of DNA from Ricinus communis isolate WT05 ecotype wild-type chromosome 4, ASM1957865v1, whole genome shotgun sequence:
CTTTACTTATTTCTCCATAAAGAAGATTCGTATCCACATGACACCTAAATGACAATTCAGTGTTACTCACTATCCAAAGATGTCCTTTTTCAGTTTTAACTTGAAGTTTTAATGAATTATACATGGAGGAACGGAAAATGGATGAAGTATCGGGCTCAAATATCCGGGAGTCTCGACTGGTAAGTATTGTTTGCATTAGTCTCCTCTGTTTTTCCAAATGATATAGTATTTgtggttttttctttcttttctttaattttctgtttCGTACCTTAGTAAGTGAAAGAAAATTGTAGTTGCTGCTTTCTTTTTACTTACTGTGTTTATATACATACGTGAGTTCATTGCTAGTTTTTCCAACCAATAAGTTTCTTCCATTATGCTCTAcaattttttcttgaaaagatttatattttctgtAAAGCCCACTCTTGTTACTTGATCTAACAGTAATTGGATGTTCCTTGAAAAGATTCATATACCCTCTTTTGAGTATATACTGGAAACCTTTAAAGAGAAAGGCTGTAAAGATTAAGTCATTTAGCTCCAACACTACCAAGATAGACACTCGATcaatagatttttaatatttatggaATTTGACtaatctttcaattttattttttattgtttggaATTATTTGCAGAAACTGTACAAAACCACTCTGTTACTTGCCTACCAGAGTTTCGGGGTTGTTTATGGGGATTTATGCACATCCCCTCTTTATGTTTATAAGAGTACATTCTCTGGAAGTTTACAGCTTTATGAGGAGGATCATGAGATTTTTGGGGTACTTTCTCTAGTTTTCTGGACTTTGGCAATCATCCCACTTTGCAAGTACATTATATTTGTGTTAGGGGCAGATGACAATGGTGAAGGTGTTCATATGTACTCTTTTAAATAAGTTCGTTTTAACTATCTTATTAGCAGAGAATATTAGTGCCCATTTATGTTTAAAGCCAATCATACGCAGGCGGAACATTTGCGCTCTACTCGTTACTCTGCCGACGATCCAAGATGGGCTTTTTATTGAGTTCTCATATGGGACTTGAATGTGTATCTTCCCATGATTCTTCTCTGCCTGCCAGGGAGACAAGAACTAGCTtgattataaaagaattcttCGAAAAGCATCATTCTTCTCGTATTGTGTTGCTTCTGGTTGTTCTGCTTGGAACCAGCATGGTTATTGGTGATGGAATCCTGACCCCAACAATGTCTGGTATTATTTTTGATCAAATCGCTATTGTATGTGCCTTTATGCAATTATAGATTCTTAAGGCTTCACCACGTTGGTTTTGCAGTTTTATCTGCAGTCTACGGAATCCAAATTAAGCTTCCAAATTTACATGAGAGTAAGCTACAATCCTCGTGTGATTTCTGATTATATGTCTTAGATTGGCAAGTTTCTTACAGAATGCAGGTTAGATTTTCTCTCTTGAATAATCTATTGCCAGTTTTAATTGGACATGTTTGTGTATGCCAGATTATACTGTTGTAATCGCTTGTGTGGTATTGGTGGGGCTTTTTGCACTTCAACATTATGGAACGCATAGAGTTGGGTTTGTGTTTGCTCCAATCTTGTTAGCTTGGCAGCTATGTCTTGGCGGAATTGGAATTTACAATATATTCCATTGGAACCCTGGAGTGATCAATGCTCTATCACCGCACTATATCTACAAATTTTTCCAAAGAGCAGGAAAATCTGGATGGAGTTCATTAGGAGGCATTATTCTATGTGTTGCAGGTTGGCTTcaagaaaagataatatttcaagatttaattttgttaatagTGATACTTATCAATGCTCTTTCAGTAAGGCTGTCTATTTTTTTTGGGCTTTATCAGGTGCAGAAGCTATGTTTGCTGATCTTGGCCATTTCTCAAAACTTTCTCTCAGGGTATCGATTTCCTCCTTCAATTTCTAATGTTCTAAGCTCTTGAATTAACTGTAAAAGAGAACAGGAGTACTGAACTATTCACGACTTCTCATGATATAGATTGCATTTACCGTTGTTGTCTATCCTTGCTTGGTTCTGGCTTACATGGGCGAAGCTGCCTATCTCTCCAAGCACAAAGAGGATCTTCAGAGAAGCTTTTACAAGGCTATTCCAGGTAAGTCTTTGAGTAATACTTCTCAAGAAACTCAAAATAGGAAAGGCTTCTCTTTCTTGTGAAAGAATTGAATCCCCCTTCTGATCTGGATCTTGATCGAGTTATTGAATTCTTTTAGTATAAGTTCTCTTGAGTCATGGTTTGTAGGCGATGCATTTTTATGCAGCAATATTGGTAGTTTAGTTTGTTTACAGAAACACCTGGCTCATGCGTCTTCCGTTTCCTTTTTGCTCTTCTGCTGCTCCTACGCTTCCAGAGGCTATATTTTGGCCAGTGTTTCTTATTGCCACTCTTGCAACTGTGGTGGGAAGTCAAGCAATAATTTCAGCCACTTTCTCTATCATCAGTCAGTGCAGGGCATTGGGTTGCTTCCCACGAGTAAAGATAGTGCACACGTCAAAGAATATACATGGGCAGATATACATTCCAGAGGTAAATTGGTTACTGATGGTGTTTTGTCTCGCTGTTGTCATTGGATTCAGAGACACTTCCATGATTGGCAACGCTTACGGTTAGCATCACTCCTCTTTCTCTCCCTTCTCTCTCTGTCTTGTGCTTTCTGTTTTAGTTTCATTCGCACTGTAACAAGCCTCTCGATTTTGTTGGTTATCCTCAGGTCTTGCTGTCATCATAGTTATGTTCGTCACAACCTTATTGATGTTTTTGATCATTAGTACAGTCTGGAAGCGAAACGTTTCGTGGGCTATCATATTTGTATTAGTCTTTGGATCTGTGGAACTGTCCTATCTCTCCGCATGCCTTGCCAAAGTACACAAAGGAGGCTGGCTTCCCCTGCTAGTGTCTCTAGTGATCTCGTCTCTAATGTCAATCTGGCGTTATGGGACTTCAAAGAAACTGGCGTATGAGCTAGACAACAAGGTTAGCTTGGACAGCCTGCTGAGTGTAGGGGCTAGCTTGGGAATGACAAGGGTTCCTGGAATTTGCCTAGTTTATTCCGATATTACTTCTGGTGTCCCGCCAATGTTTGCTCATTTCATAACCAATTTTCCTGCATTTCATGAAATTCTCATATTCGTCACCCTTCAGTCTTTGATGATACCAAAAGTACCGATTGATGAACGTTTCCACATTGTGAGGATTGGACCTCCAGAATTCTCTCTATTCCGGTGCATTGTCAGGTAAAATCAGCCAAATCCAATAGATAGGCACTGCAGACACTTTAGTGTACTACACCAATTAAATAGATATAGATCAATGTAGCCTAGGAATTAATGTATTAcacttctttttccttctgtTGAAATTATTGTGAAAGCACGTTCTAGAAAACCTGCTGTTGATTGGTGTTCAGGTACGGTTACAAGGATATCAAGGACAGCCATGCCTTAGAAACTCAGCTGATTGAAATCATATCAGGATTCCTCAAATCTGAAAGACAAGGCAAAGAAATAGCAGTCATGGACACTATTAGGAAGGGCGGTCGCCCAACAGATGGCAGAAAAAAAGTGAGCTTTCAATTACATAATTTGGAAGCAAATGAGGAGATTAAAGGACTGATGGAGGCGAAGGAAGCAGGCGTAGCGTACATGATGAGCAATACAAGTGTGAGAGCAAATGAGGCATCATCTTTTGTAAAGAAGTTTGCCATTAATATTGTGTATGCGTTTCTTAGACGCAATAGCCGGTGCCCTGCAACTGCACTTGGGATTCCACACCCTTCATTGATTGAAGTGGGCATGGTTTATCTGGTTTAATCACTCCAATTAATATGTATGCATACGTAATAAGGTACTGTTACAGGTAAATCTTTCGCGGCGGAGGTTGTAATCTGTAACTAATTTAGTAGCTATAACAACACAACATAACTGACAGCTAATCTGTACATATGTATGTACAGGaagaaaatactatatatgtatgcatatttatataaatacagaaaaaggaagaagaattACTACATGtgtttgcttctttaattcatcATGTTGTTCCGTATTAGGCATTGAATTAGAGTCCAAATTCCTCTTCTGTTAAAAATTTCTGTGCTGCGGTCAATTGATTGTACGCAATTGACTTTTGGAATATGCAAGTCGGCATGTTAAACAATGAGGCAATCCTGAAACTGAATTCCTGATGGAACTGCATACATATTTCTGTTCTATTCCTGGTGCATTTATCTAGTTCAAGGCAGTTTTATCTTTTCATATTCTACATTCAAAACAATAACtagagaaaaggaaattataGACAGAaacacttttttttctttaatctaagTCAGAAATTATTAGATGAGATAAATGTTTatgattgaatttttatttacttgttACATTATGTAATAACATTTACTCAATCATTGATGTTATAACATAGAAAATTCAGGCATTGATGACTATGAACGCAAGTAAGTTGTAACAACATAAGATCGAAGCATTCTGATGATGGTATGTTACTTTCTTAGAGATTGAATCAATGCTCCTATCtcattcataaaaatttgtgGAAGTATGTTTCATCCTTAAAGTATCAATAGTTAAACATCCATAAACAGAATCttgcagaaagaaagaaattaaattacaattaGAGAACCAATTAGATGTAACTCAGTTGTTATCAGAGTTGTGAGGTTAAGAGAGATCAAACCCTAGTctagccaaaaaaaaaaattatacttagATTCACCTCAAgctgaaaaagaattaaatccTGATCATATTTTGCAATAGAATCTGTtaatgaataagtaaataaataaacgaAGATCTACATGCATTTACGTTGTTCCCTTCAAAGGTGTGATTTTCTGACCATAGATATGCATCAATTTCTTTGACAAGAAAAGAACGTAgactttaattaaataagtcaTTTTTCTTATGAGATGAATTGGCATATAAAGATTGGGCCTCAATAATTGAAGTAATGTCTGGACAACTTCATAACTGTGcatctatttattattaatgtataTTTGCCTAATTTTGAGGTTCATTTTCAAGATTTGGCAatatatactacttttttttctttttctttttggttcctataaaaattctaatttcagGACATTAATTTCAGTGTTAACAAGCTGCCACCACATCCAGCTGCAATCTCTTTCAAGTACAAGGAGGTAGATATGCATGTGGCTTCTTCTGCACCTTTCACCATTAAACAATAGCTAAAGCCATTTCCCAACCATCCCTTACTTTAGAAATTAAGCCCTGGAAATATTCCtcttcaaatatatatatacttcccAAAATCATTTTAgtagaaataaatttacttgcaagtttgaaaagattataaaTGGGGGATATTGGATGGGCAAACCACCAGATCAAGACAGGAGTATTTAGCTATATCCAATTCACAATCCCTGCTAATACTACTTAAAAACCATCTAGTGTTCACGACTAAAAGATGAGATGAATCCTCACCTGAGTTCACTAGGTTTTAGATGACCTTTGAATTCCAAAACtgagcttgttaattgcagaCAAAGAGTTCTGCCACCAGCTAAATAATGTGGGTCAATAGCACCATGCTCGAAAGGAAGAATTATATATCATTGCTACAGTGTCTTCATATATAATCACTCCTGTGCAGGTTTGGCATTTCTGCACTACATAGACAAGAATTAATGCTGATAACAAGGGTTGGATATTTAATCAACTGTCCTCACACTATCTGTCCCCCTCCTACTGCTGATATTGAAGTCAAAGTTTTtggtttaatatattaaatgaaaatactGATAATTATAACTCGAGCAATCAAATATATCCATATCTGTTTTGTCGTCACCATCAAAAAACAAATCAGCACTCGGAAGgatgattgaaataaaaaaaaatgattaaaataataaaagcagtATCGTGATTGTTAAAAGCAGTGAGACTAATAAATTGTGCTACTATATATATGGACCAACATTGCATTTATAAAGCGTGAGAACAACAAATCACCCACGTTAAATGCAGTCCTTTCTGGATTCATTTTCCAACTGAACCCAATTTTCTCACGCTTTTGTTGCTCACCAAAAGAACATCTGTATCTTGTGGTAGAGGATTTGCATGATCATCACTCATCAGgcctatatatttatatatatatatatgcacagTCATTTCCATACTCATTTATCACACATACTTtctatctctttcttcttctctttctctctgcAGTCCTTAACAagagcatatatatataaagaaaaaaggatgTATTATTTAACGTTGGTAGcttattacatattttttaattcgtGGAAAATAGTGTCTGCTCTTTGTCTGCTGCTATTATCTCTGTTTTACATGTACATACTCGTGGAAACTATGAAGGATGCACAGAAGCTAGCAGCTTGGGCTTGCAAGCAAGAGTCCCTGAAGTTGGTGTACTTGCAATTTGAAGAGATCACTGTTGCTGTTACTACTTCAGCTCCCCATGGCTCGAATCTTTCACATTTATTATAAAGTTTTGCTGCTGTTTAGGCCTCTTAGATGATTgctttatatgtatatttcttttgtttccttttgttgctttcCTATTGTTGTTACTTTCTGTACTaggttataaattataaatctcCATGTAAAAATCGTTGAGAGGCAAAGCTTGTAAGTTTGTGCCATCAAGAACTTCCAAAAACTTAtttgatgaaaaaaaaaattaaaaagttccATTAATGCCACTGCCAAGAGCTCCGCGCTGCATGCAATTTGAAGGTACGAAGGGTGGTGGCGGTTGCGAGGTAAATAAAGGAATATAGGGAAGTACGGTCACGCATGGATGTTCGTTTGGATCTTTTGGCTTCTAAAATTTCAGTATCATGGACTATGGTGTCCTTCAATATAGTTGCTGTAATCTGATTAACCGACTCAGTTTCAACTTCTACTGAGCATTATGTAGCCTAGAAATCACAAACTGTTTGATattccaaatatatatattcaatatatagattttattgtattttaataaatatgtatctttctttcttttttctttctctttttgacCTGAATTAACTATGTTGATATATACTccataaaatacaaaattacctcttttttctttttttttttaaaggggAGACCAAACAAAGTTGTTAGTTAGCTTGAAATAAATGGGATTActtagaaagaaataattaatttgcttCTATATATTGTTAAGGTTCCCCTTCCCTATTACCACATAATGcgagaataaaataatttttaatagagAAGAGACCaattagataatataaaattaaataaattttcaagtaAATTTAACTTATCACATTATTTAtggataaaattaattatacaatgacatataaattatttattagttatcaTATTTCGatttttaatcataaatacataattatagtaaataattcaactaaatattatatatatatatatatgtgaatgttcattttatttatggatatcgtaataaattaaatctatttaaaaattaaaaaactattgAGCTTGTTCGACAAATATAACTGTTACGTTTacttatatgtaaaaaatataccactagtGTTACATTTGTTATCTTTTTCAGGTATAAATGAGGAGTCATTTTTGCCATAAATTAAaccattaaattatatttaatatactgattatatatatatatactctttcttttagatttttttattatccaaATA
This window harbors:
- the LOC8272605 gene encoding probable potassium transporter 13 isoform X4: MGFLLSSHMGLECVSSHDSSLPARETRTSLIIKEFFEKHHSSRIVLLLVVLLGTSMVIGDGILTPTMSVLSAVYGIQIKLPNLHENYTVVIACVVLVGLFALQHYGTHRVGFVFAPILLAWQLCLGGIGIYNIFHWNPGVINALSPHYIYKFFQRAGKSGWSSLGGIILCVAGAEAMFADLGHFSKLSLRIAFTVVVYPCLVLAYMGEAAYLSKHKEDLQRSFYKAIPEAIFWPVFLIATLATVVGSQAIISATFSIISQCRALGCFPRVKIVHTSKNIHGQIYIPEVNWLLMVFCLAVVIGFRDTSMIGNAYGLAVIIVMFVTTLLMFLIISTVWKRNVSWAIIFVLVFGSVELSYLSACLAKVHKGGWLPLLVSLVISSLMSIWRYGTSKKLAYELDNKVSLDSLLSVGASLGMTRVPGICLVYSDITSGVPPMFAHFITNFPAFHEILIFVTLQSLMIPKVPIDERFHIVRIGPPEFSLFRCIVRYGYKDIKDSHALETQLIEIISGFLKSERQGKEIAVMDTIRKGGRPTDGRKKVSFQLHNLEANEEIKGLMEAKEAGVAYMMSNTSVRANEASSFVKKFAINIVYAFLRRNSRCPATALGIPHPSLIEVGMVYLV
- the LOC8272605 gene encoding probable potassium transporter 13 isoform X1 yields the protein MEERKMDEVSGSNIRESRLKLYKTTLLLAYQSFGVVYGDLCTSPLYVYKSTFSGSLQLYEEDHEIFGVLSLVFWTLAIIPLCKYIIFVLGADDNGEGGTFALYSLLCRRSKMGFLLSSHMGLECVSSHDSSLPARETRTSLIIKEFFEKHHSSRIVLLLVVLLGTSMVIGDGILTPTMSVLSAVYGIQIKLPNLHENYTVVIACVVLVGLFALQHYGTHRVGFVFAPILLAWQLCLGGIGIYNIFHWNPGVINALSPHYIYKFFQRAGKSGWSSLGGIILCVAGAEAMFADLGHFSKLSLRIAFTVVVYPCLVLAYMGEAAYLSKHKEDLQRSFYKAIPEAIFWPVFLIATLATVVGSQAIISATFSIISQCRALGCFPRVKIVHTSKNIHGQIYIPEVNWLLMVFCLAVVIGFRDTSMIGNAYGLAVIIVMFVTTLLMFLIISTVWKRNVSWAIIFVLVFGSVELSYLSACLAKVHKGGWLPLLVSLVISSLMSIWRYGTSKKLAYELDNKVSLDSLLSVGASLGMTRVPGICLVYSDITSGVPPMFAHFITNFPAFHEILIFVTLQSLMIPKVPIDERFHIVRIGPPEFSLFRCIVRYGYKDIKDSHALETQLIEIISGFLKSERQGKEIAVMDTIRKGGRPTDGRKKVSFQLHNLEANEEIKGLMEAKEAGVAYMMSNTSVRANEASSFVKKFAINIVYAFLRRNSRCPATALGIPHPSLIEVGMVYLV
- the LOC8272605 gene encoding probable potassium transporter 13 isoform X2, which encodes MEERKMDEVSGSNIRESRLKLYKTTLLLAYQSFGVVYGDLCTSPLYVYKSTFSGSLQLYEEDHEIFGVLSLVFWTLAIIPLCKYIIFVLGADDNGGTFALYSLLCRRSKMGFLLSSHMGLECVSSHDSSLPARETRTSLIIKEFFEKHHSSRIVLLLVVLLGTSMVIGDGILTPTMSVLSAVYGIQIKLPNLHENYTVVIACVVLVGLFALQHYGTHRVGFVFAPILLAWQLCLGGIGIYNIFHWNPGVINALSPHYIYKFFQRAGKSGWSSLGGIILCVAGAEAMFADLGHFSKLSLRIAFTVVVYPCLVLAYMGEAAYLSKHKEDLQRSFYKAIPEAIFWPVFLIATLATVVGSQAIISATFSIISQCRALGCFPRVKIVHTSKNIHGQIYIPEVNWLLMVFCLAVVIGFRDTSMIGNAYGLAVIIVMFVTTLLMFLIISTVWKRNVSWAIIFVLVFGSVELSYLSACLAKVHKGGWLPLLVSLVISSLMSIWRYGTSKKLAYELDNKVSLDSLLSVGASLGMTRVPGICLVYSDITSGVPPMFAHFITNFPAFHEILIFVTLQSLMIPKVPIDERFHIVRIGPPEFSLFRCIVRYGYKDIKDSHALETQLIEIISGFLKSERQGKEIAVMDTIRKGGRPTDGRKKVSFQLHNLEANEEIKGLMEAKEAGVAYMMSNTSVRANEASSFVKKFAINIVYAFLRRNSRCPATALGIPHPSLIEVGMVYLV
- the LOC8272605 gene encoding probable potassium transporter 13 isoform X3; translation: MEERKMDEVSGSNIRESRLKLYKTTLLLAYQSFGVVYGDLCTSPLYVYKSTFSGSLQLYEEDHEIFGVLSLVFWTLAIIPLCKYIIFVLGADDNGEGGTFALYSLLCRRSKMGFLLSSHMGLECVSSHDSSLPARETRTSLIIKEFFEKHHSSRIVLLLVVLLGTSMVIGDGILTPTMSVLSAVYGIQIKLPNLHENYTVVIACVVLVGLFALQHYGTHRVGFVFAPILLAWQLCLGGIGIYNIFHWNPGVINALSPHYIYKFFQRAGKSGWSSLGGIILCVAGAEAMFADLGHFSKLSLRIAFTVVVYPCLVLAYMGEAAYLSKHKEDLQRSFYKAIPEAIFWPVFLIATLATVVGSQAIISATFSIISQCRALGCFPRVKIVHTSKNIHGQIYIPEVNWLLMVFCLAVVIGFRDTSMIGNAYVWKRNVSWAIIFVLVFGSVELSYLSACLAKVHKGGWLPLLVSLVISSLMSIWRYGTSKKLAYELDNKVSLDSLLSVGASLGMTRVPGICLVYSDITSGVPPMFAHFITNFPAFHEILIFVTLQSLMIPKVPIDERFHIVRIGPPEFSLFRCIVRYGYKDIKDSHALETQLIEIISGFLKSERQGKEIAVMDTIRKGGRPTDGRKKVSFQLHNLEANEEIKGLMEAKEAGVAYMMSNTSVRANEASSFVKKFAINIVYAFLRRNSRCPATALGIPHPSLIEVGMVYLV